The genomic window ATTCCACCAAATATAGAGATTGATTATTTTAAAATAAAACTCTCAGAAATGAAACAATTACTACATGAATGGATTTATTTTGTTAAGAGTTAATCTATCAATTATAGATCTCACAAAACGATAATAAAATCAGTAGAATACTTATGGTGAATGATAATGATACCAAGCGTCTTTCAAGACTTACCGCAATCATAACACAGCTTCAGACAACAAGACTTGTTACAGCGACAAATTTAGCTGAAAAGTTTAGCGTAAGTGTAAGAACAATATACCGAGACATCAGAGCATTAGAGCAGGCAGGTGTTCCGATTTTGACGGAAGGTGGCAAAGGTTATTATATGATGGATGGCTATCGATTACCACCTCTCATGTTCACAGAAAAACAAGCAAATGCATTAATTCTTGCTGAACAATTGGTTTTGAAAAATAAAGATCAATCTTTTGTTAATGATTATTGCGATGCAATTGACAAAATAAAGGCAATATTAAAAGAATCTGCAAAAAGCAAGGCTAATTTATTGGGAGATCGAACCCGTTTTGATCAAAATATAAATAGGGAGCGGAGTAGTAATTTTATATCTGAATTACAATATGCGCTGACTAACTTTTTACTCATCAGTATCGACTACGTAAACAAAGATAATTTATCATCAAAACGTACTGTTGAGCCGTTTTCTTTAATCAGTACAACAGAAAACTGGTTACTTATTGCTTGGTGTCGGTCGAGAAAAGAATTTAGATATTTTCGATTAGACAGAATATCAAAAATGGAAGTGCTGGCAGAGAAATTTGAACCTCATAAAATGACTTTACAAGAATATTTTGATAAATTTTATTAGCTCACTTTAACCCCTGACATTAGGCTGTCACAACCCTACTTTATCTTTGCTCCAAGTTAATACGTAATAAATTTTCAAAATGGAAAAAAGAACAATTGACCCTTGGGTATGGGGTAAAAACACGAACTCAGCACAAGCTGTAGAAGTAAAGAATGCAGAAGGAACGCTTTACTGTTCAGGACAGGTTGCATTAGATGAAAATGGTGTTCCCAGTAGTGCGGATATGAGAAGCCAACTTATACAAACTATTGCTAATTTAGAACAACTCATCAGTGAATCTGGTTATGAATGTAAAAATATTGTTAGATTAAATGTGTACACAACCAACACTAATGATTTTTTCAACACTTGTATGGATGTTTATGTGCCATTTCTTATGAAATATGGAATACAACAAGCTACAACTTTACTGGAAGTGAAAGGACTTTTTGCAACTTTGACAGTTGAGCTTGAAGCAACGGTTGTAAAGTAGTTGCTTTAAGTTTAGATTGAGAAAATCATAGAAATCAAATGTCATTCAACTATTTAAAGTTAAGTGACTTTTTTATGAAAGAATAATTTGATTCGACTAAAGTTTGAGACTTAAAATGTGGAATTTATCTTTTAGGAGTAATATTTGTTTTAATAAACCCTAAAACTAAAAAATAATGAAAAGTAAATACTATGTTATTGTACGTTTTGAAATAGAAAGTAAGGATTTCGAAATCCTTTACTCGCTTATTAAAAGCTTTTTTAAAAAAGAAGTAAGTATAACTCCAGGCTTTCTATCTTCTCGTATTCTTAGCAACGAAGATAAATCCAAGATCGTTAACTACGCAATCTGGGAGTCGAAAGAGGCATTTGAAAAGTTTGCTGAAGAAACTGTCTCACAACCCGAAATTTCAAAAAAAATTGCATTGTTTAATCCGAGTAGAGAAACTTTTTTTGAAGTGGATTATTTTAACAATCCATATTAAATAATCACAAACGATTATATTTTAAATTCTTTTTCTGAAAACAAATATCAAATATATTGATTATGTAATGTATATAATTTAATTTTTAAGAGATATAATATTGAAGAAAAAAAATTGTTTAGATTACAGATAATATTTAAGTCTCACAAAACTATTCGATGAAAAATAAAAAGCTACTCTATATAACATCTTTTCTATTCTTAATAGTGTTTCTTTTGTGTTTTATTTTAATACAGATAGAAGTGAGAAATGTATATATTGATATTATTTACTCAGCGGTTATCTTATCAACTATGGTTACTATTGTAGCTTTATTTTTTAATCTAATACTAAATCTAATAGATAAATCTAAAAAAATGATCAAATGCAAGAAAAGCAAATACTTATAGATTATTTATCTCAAATTGGATTTTCAAATGAAAGTGCAACACTTTATGTAAATAGTTTATTAAAGAATCCGGAAGAATCTACAGGGCTTAAAATTGCAGCAATTCTAAATATTATAAAGTTTACTCTAAAGCTAAATACACCTGAACTCAAAACTTTAGAGTTAACGATTATCTTGTAAAAATTAACCGGGATAAAATTAATCAGCTGATTCGCCAGCAAAATAAAATTTAATTTTAGCCGTATAAATGACTTTACGAATATCATATTGTTTTGATTGACGCAATATGTAAATGTGGCAATCACTAGCAATATAATAAGACCATATGCAAATTAGAAAAGACACACCAGTTAAACTAAAAACTTTTTTAGGTACGGTGAAATCTTCAAAGAAAGTTGAAGAACGAGAAAATTATTGGAAATTAATCGGAGAACGAGGAAAAGTTATAGACGATACCGAAATTAATGATGGAAGAGTTCTAGTCTTATTTAGTAAAAATCTCAATGAATTCAAGGTTGAAAATCATAATCCTATCAAAAATTCTTTGTGGATTAAAAAGTCAGATTTGGAATTAGATCATTATTAAATATATGTTGCTGAAATAGAATTTACTGTACATTTATAAGGCATATTTGTCGCTAATTCGAGATCGTCTCACAAAACGATTGCTATTAATAGTAATACAGGCTGAGTAAATCAGCCTGCTTATTTATTCATTAAAAATTCTTGGAGAAAATAGCTATTTCATCTGCTTTATTACTTCTGCAAAAATACCATGTCGCCGTTTCGATTATAGACCATTATTTTAGCGATAAAATCTGCCCGCTCTTTTCCCTGAATCATTTCTATGATCTGAAGCGCAACATCAATTCCGGAAGTGATACCTGATCCGGTAATATATTTTCCATCATTTACGAACCTTACATTCTCTTTTACTTCTATCCCTTTAATCCCCTTCAGAGCAGAAATAGCGGCCGGATGCGTGGTGGCCTGCCTATTGTTGAGAAGACCCACATCAGCTAAGTATAAACTTCCTGTACATATGGATCCTGTCATTTTGGTATTTTTATTCTGAGTAATCATCCATTTATTTAAGGATGAATTGGTAATTGCAAGGTTACGTACAATATCCGGAGCGGCTCCCGGTACAAGCAAAATGTCTGTCTGCGGTGCGTCTTCGATGGAATATTGTGCTTTTATCTGCAAAATCTCTGATTCAGTCTTGATATTTCTGTCCGGTGTAGCAGAGATCAGGAAGATTTCAAAATTTCCACCCATCCGGTTCGCTTTGACGAAAACATCCAGGGGGCCACTGAGATCCTGTGCTTCTACTCCCTCATAGGCCAGGAATCCTACTTTTATTTTTTTCCCTTCTTCGAAATTCAGTTCTGTCTTTCCGGAACCCTGGGCACTGATATGGATTGATATCATCAGAGATGACAATAATAAGACGATTGTTTTAATTTCTAGTAATTTGTTCAGACTTTTTAAAAACATGATAAAGATTTATTAATACTTCCACAAATTTAGAAGCCTGGGCAAAAATTCACATTATACTTTTGCCGCGTTTTATTGTACTTTTAAAGCAGTGAACTTAGAAAAAATAATAAGGAAAGAAGTGATCAGACGTGCTTCAAATTTTATTTTTAAAGCATTTCTATTCGGAATGCCTGCGGTGTTTTACCGGTAAATTTTTTAAAGAATCTGTTAAAATAGCTATCGGTTTCAAAACCCAGCTCCCATGCTACTTCCTTCACAGTAACATCAGACCAGTACAGAAGTCTTTTTGCTTCTATTAACAATCTTTGATCAATCATTTCTTTCGGAGTATTACAGCCTGCCTTTTTTACGGTCTGTGTAAGAACTGCCGGTGTAATATTCAATGCATCGGCATAAAATTTCACCTGATGATTATCTCTATAATGCTTTTTTAAAAGCTTTTGAAAATCTTTAAAAACATCTTTATTCCCGGCATCTTTTAAATCAGAATTTTCAATCAATTTTGCACATTTGATAAGCAGTATATCCAACAGGCATTTAATGACTTCCGGATCCTTATCAGGCATTTTATAGTTTTGAATGATTAACTTTATATACTGGTCAAGATCATCCATATTACCGTCAGAAAGCTTTAAAGAAGTTTGGGTAAAAACAGTTTCCGTATGTAATCTTAATTTTTTATCCTGTCCATATAAAAATTCAGGAGAGAAAGCCATTGAAACGATCTTGCAATCTTTGAGATCGGTATGGATATGTATTTGTTCTACATTTAGGATTAAGATTGCCGGTGCGTGGATAAGATCATAGGTTACATCTACAAAATCAGGAACCTGGCCTTCGTAAAGAAAGCTAAGGCAATAATAATTGTGCCTGTGAGGACTGGTACTAGCTGGACGCGAAGGCTCTTTAAGGTCTTTACAATATAGAAAGAAATGATCCTGACCTTCTTTTGTAAAGTCAATATCGTATTGAGGAATTTTTATATTCATGGAAAATTAATTGGTCATAATACAGTTGTATTTTCTTCAGTGATGGATAGAATATTAATTTCAAATATTCCAAAGTGATTTGCAATTTTAGTATAGTCTCCTAAGTTAAGATAATTTTAATGAGATTTACGATCTGATGTCTGCCTTTCGATTAATAAATATCTGTGATCTATTTGTTTATAACCATAGAAAATAATTTCAGGTAATACCTATATGTTATCGGTTGCCTGATTTAATATATATATATATATATATATATATTATTTTCTGATTTAAGTTTGTTTTATCAATATTCTTACAAAATTTCTCCAAACTTTTACTATTTCTTTAAAATCTGCTGTAGGTATTGTGCCACCTGGTACAATATTAGGGTTTGCATTATATTTATCGACATCATGATAAAATTTAGTATCAGAATAACCTATTCGTATCATTTGTAATCCTTGTGTAGGAATAAAAAATCGTGTGATTGTGGGGTGGCAGCAAGTCTAAGATCAATTGCTGTTAATAGATCGTCACAGCTAGTTATACTTCTAAATTCAAAAAGAATAGCATTTAAAGATGGTCTAATCGAAGATATGAATTTAAATCCGTATTATGAATTTTTTTAATTCCAAAGCTTATTTGATAGTCTGTTATAATACTCATAATTTTTATATAATTTTTGGCCAACATGTTACTATTGCATTATGATAATCTAGATTTGCACCACCATTTCCTTCTCTAATACAACTAACCACCTCTTGATTATCACTCGTAATTCCTTTGTATTTATTAGCTTCCCAATATAAAAAATTATTAGGTAGAAAATAATCTCAAAAATGAATGCTTTTTCTACAATCGAAGTGGCAATTAATTGGCATCTAAAAATAAAAAACCTGTAAATTATCAATTTACAGGTTTTTATGTGGAGTTGGAGGATGTCGAATGATTTCTGATTATCAATTTGTTGTGTTTAAATTTAAACTTTGCTACCACCTTTGCTACCACCAAATAAGTGAAAAAATATTGAAAGACCAGCAAATCTTGAATTCAATTTTTCGTAGTGCCAATCTTGTAGAACACGTATAGTTTAAATTTAAATGATTGATTAAAAAATCATAAAGTTTTTAATGAAAAGTTATTTTAAATATCCATCAAATGAATAGTTTCATTATAGTTAGTTCTCAATAAAGATTCAACATACATTTTACTCCAAAATGGATGTATTATTAAAGTAGATTTTCCTTCAGCTGACTCTATACTGTATAAATTGTTTCTTCTAACCAATCTACTTGAATATTTATTCGCAATTAATTTTCCGAGATAATCATCAAAAAAATGGTGCCAATAATTTTGACTGTAATTAAGGTTTACTAAATTATTATTACTTAATTGAGCTAGA from Chryseobacterium sp. SORGH_AS_0447 includes these protein-coding regions:
- a CDS encoding YafY family protein, which translates into the protein MNDNDTKRLSRLTAIITQLQTTRLVTATNLAEKFSVSVRTIYRDIRALEQAGVPILTEGGKGYYMMDGYRLPPLMFTEKQANALILAEQLVLKNKDQSFVNDYCDAIDKIKAILKESAKSKANLLGDRTRFDQNINRERSSNFISELQYALTNFLLISIDYVNKDNLSSKRTVEPFSLISTTENWLLIAWCRSRKEFRYFRLDRISKMEVLAEKFEPHKMTLQEYFDKFY
- a CDS encoding RidA family protein; translated protein: MEKRTIDPWVWGKNTNSAQAVEVKNAEGTLYCSGQVALDENGVPSSADMRSQLIQTIANLEQLISESGYECKNIVRLNVYTTNTNDFFNTCMDVYVPFLMKYGIQQATTLLEVKGLFATLTVELEATVVK
- a CDS encoding antibiotic biosynthesis monooxygenase, with the translated sequence MKSKYYVIVRFEIESKDFEILYSLIKSFFKKEVSITPGFLSSRILSNEDKSKIVNYAIWESKEAFEKFAEETVSQPEISKKIALFNPSRETFFEVDYFNNPY
- a CDS encoding DJ-1/PfpI family protein yields the protein MISIHISAQGSGKTELNFEEGKKIKVGFLAYEGVEAQDLSGPLDVFVKANRMGGNFEIFLISATPDRNIKTESEILQIKAQYSIEDAPQTDILLVPGAAPDIVRNLAITNSSLNKWMITQNKNTKMTGSICTGSLYLADVGLLNNRQATTHPAAISALKGIKGIEVKENVRFVNDGKYITGSGITSGIDVALQIIEMIQGKERADFIAKIMVYNRNGDMVFLQK
- a CDS encoding helix-turn-helix domain-containing protein — encoded protein: MNIKIPQYDIDFTKEGQDHFFLYCKDLKEPSRPASTSPHRHNYYCLSFLYEGQVPDFVDVTYDLIHAPAILILNVEQIHIHTDLKDCKIVSMAFSPEFLYGQDKKLRLHTETVFTQTSLKLSDGNMDDLDQYIKLIIQNYKMPDKDPEVIKCLLDILLIKCAKLIENSDLKDAGNKDVFKDFQKLLKKHYRDNHQVKFYADALNITPAVLTQTVKKAGCNTPKEMIDQRLLIEAKRLLYWSDVTVKEVAWELGFETDSYFNRFFKKFTGKTPQAFRIEML